In Natronococcus sp. AD-5, the genomic window AGCGGCGAATCGAATCGCTTTCGGATCGGCGTTCGATCTCCAGTCCGAGTACCGTCGACCGTCCCCAACGGGATAGTAATCTTTTCGACCGTTCGGCGGCCACTCGAGTCCATGAACTTCTTCGACCGCTTGCACGACCGGATTCGGACGGTCGACAGCGTCGTCTCGGTGGGACTCGACCCCGATCCGTCTCGCATTCCGGACCACCTCCAGGAGCACGACCTCCCGCGGTGGGCGTTCAACCGGCGGATCATCGACGCGACGCACGAGCACGCCGCCGTCTTCAAGCCGAACGCGGCCTTCTACGAGGATCACGACGGCTGGCGGGCCCTGGAGGAAACCATCGCGTACGCGCACGGGAAGGACGTGCCGGTCCTGCTCGACGCCAAGCGGGCGGACATCGGGAACACGACGCGCCAGTACGCGAAGATCCTCGAGACCGTCGACGCGCTCACCGTCAACCCCTACATGGGGCGGGACTCGTTGCAGCCGTTCCTGGCCGACGAGGAGTCCGGGATCTTCGTCCTCTGTCGGACCTCGAACCCCGGCGGTGCGGACATCCAGGACCTCGAACTCGAGACCGGCGAGCCCGTCTACGAGCGGGTGGCGGCGCTCGCGGACCTCTGGAACGAGAACGACAACGTCGGCCTCGTCGTCGGCGCGACCAAGCCGGAAGAACTCAGGGAACTGCGCGAGCAGGTTCCCGACCTCCCCTTCCTCGTGCCGGGCGTCGGCGCGCAGGGCGGCGACGCGGAGGCGGCCGTCGAGCACGGGCTCGCCGACGGCGTCGGGCTGATCAACTCCTCGCGAGGGATCATTTTCGCGGGCGAAAACCAGGGCGAGGGGTTCGCGAGCGCCAGCGGTCAGGCGGCCAAGCGACTCAAGGGGCGACTGAACCGGTACCGCTAGTCGTCACACTCGAGGGAGACCACGCGGCCGGCGACCAGCCCGTCGACGACCCGGCCGACGATCTCCACCTCGACCGGGTGCGGGGGCGGCCGTTCCTCGAGCAGGTCGAGCCCCTCGACGATGGCGACGTCCATCGGGCTGGCGTCGTGGGGATGAGCGGCGACGAGGGTTTCGTCCCGCTGCTCGAGTTCGAGACAGAACGTTTCGCCGATCGCGAGCGACTCTCCGAGCAGGTCTCGAATCGACGTCATTTTGGATCACGACCCATCGTCAGAACCGGTGGACGTCGACGTCGTCGGACTCCCGATCGGGTCGCGCCTGGGCGGCGCAGTCGGCACAGAGGCCTACGTCCGACTCGTAGTGTACCTCACACGCGAGCGTCCCGCAGTTGGGACACCGCTCCTGCGCCTGCCGCGACTCGCAAATCTGGCAGAGGCCACTGATGCTCATAGCTGTCCGTACGGGCTCGAGGGGCTTGAAAGGGGGGCCGGCAGTGCCGGGTCGCCGTTTCGACACCTGCAGGTCGGCGATGGCGAAACGGGACGAAGCGAATCGGTTCCTACCTGTCGAACGGCTACTCGGCGTCCGTCTCGAGCGCGTGGCAGCTCTCGAGGATGCGCTCGAGGTCGTCGGTCGGGGGCATCCACCTGACCGCGCCGCTGCGGCTGTCGTACTCGACCAGTCGCCGGTCGGCCAGCTTCGGCAGGTGATTGTGATAGAGGTCGATCAGTACCGGCTCCCGGTCGTCGTCGTCGATTTGCTCGGACGGGAGATCGGTCTCACGGGCGGCGATCATCGTCGCCAGCGACTCGACGTCCGCGACCTCGTTCCGGGAGAGGTGGTACAGCACGTCGCGGCGTCGCTGATGGCTAAGAAGCGAAAGTAATTCGTCTATCGACGACCGATGGTCGCCGATAGACGGCGGGTCGAATCGGGGTTCGTCCGTCGTCGACCGTTCGTCGGAATTCTCCGAACGATAATCAACCATATATCTGTGGAGTATCGATCAACGCTAATAAACTTGTTAGAGAAGTGCTCCGCCGGAACGTAAGAAACAAATACAGAACCGGATGCGTAACGCACTATTCTTTTGATAGTAATCTCCGTTAGTTCTATCCGCTGTTCGAGTAGTATATCCGCGACCTTTTCGTGGGGCTCGCTCGTACACCGCTGCAGATGACGAACGACTGTTCTCGGACGGGAGACGAATCTCGGGCGGATGGCGGAGACGTTACGAGCGCCGAGATCCGGCCTCGTCCGAGCGTCGCAATCGTCGAGCGGGTCGCGGACGAAACCGAAATCTCGCCGCTCGAGTTGCCGCCGCTAAACGACACGATCGACGCGGACGCGCTCGATCGGCTGCTCGGCGCCTCCGGCGAGTCGGCGAACGACGCGTGGCCGACCGTCGTCTTCACGTACGCGGATTATCGCGTCCGCGCGACCGCCGATGGGCAGGTGGCGCTCTCGAGTCCCAGCGCCACCCCGATCTCGGTGGTCGACGAGTGGACTCACGTTTCGATCGTGGAGACGACCGACGAGAAGGACGTTGCGACGCGCGCCGTGGCGGCGGTCGCCGAGTGCTCCGGACAGGATCTCTCGACGGTTCGGACGGCGATCGGGAACGTCGTCGATATCGACGCGGTCGCCCGGCTGGGAGGGGAGCGGGGAAACGGGGCGTCGCGATCCGGAGCCACCGTGCTGTTTTCGGTACTCGGGTACGACGTCGTCGTCGAGTCGAACGGAACGATCGCCGTCGGATCTACGCTCAGGCGGCTGAAACAGACAGGCGGGAACGTGCTGATCGTCGGTGCCGTCCCCGACGCCCTCACCGACGTGGCGAGCGCCAACCTGCTCGGCGATCCGGACCGCGGTCGACGGCACGTCTTCGCGTTGCTCGATCGTGACGATACCGTCGTCCTCGATCGGTTGGGTTCGCCGGACGCGACGTCCGCGCGCGTCGTCGATTACGCGGCGGCGTCGCGTTCCGCGGCGAGCGCACGGACGACCGACGCCGATCTCGCAGTCACCGACGAACCGACCGACCTCGACGAACTCGAGACGGCGATCGAGGCGCAGATCCGGGCGCTCGTGACGGGGACGACCCTCTGCGAGCCGGGAGAGCTCCGCATCTGCGTCGACTCGTTGCGTCCGGTGCTGGATCAGCGCGACACGGACGGCGCCGTCGCGTTCCTCGAGTCGATCTGTGACTCGGTCAGGGACGCGTCGGGGCTCGCACACTACGTCCTGCCGATCGACCGGGACGAATCGGTCGTACGGAGGCTCGAGCCCCTGTTCGACGCGACGATCGAGCTCCGGGTGAGCGAGTCGGGCCCCGAACAGCGGTGGCACCTCCACGGGAGCGACTACACGACCGACTGGTTCGACCTCGCGCCCGTCCAGTGATCCCGTTCGCAGCGCGTCGATCGGGACGTCGCATCGGCGCCGTTCCTCGAGGGCGTAGCGCTCGCGACCGAACCGTAACCACCATCTACCGATGAACGTGAATCCGACGTTTCAGCCGGTCGACGACAGGCCCGGGTTGACCGTCATCGATTCCATCGAAAACAGGCAGTATCCGCTCCGGACCTCCGACTCGGTTTCGCCGCGCGCGGCCGACTCCACCGGGTTCTACTTTCCGGTCGACGCCGCCGTCTCGTTCACGACGACGAAGCTGGTGTTACCCTACGTCGTCCCGATCTACGTCCGGGATCCGGATGGGGAGATGCTCCTCGAGGCCGAACACTACGCGTACGAGACGCTACCCGACGGCGAGTACGTCCTCGAGTTGATGGCGCCGATCAAACTCTACGTTCACGTGCGAAGCGGCGTAACGATCGCCTCCTCCGATGACCGCCTGTCGTTCGACTTCGGCGAGCCGACGTCCGTTCGACTGGGGGCGCGTTCGCGTCACAAGCGCCCCGCGGCGACGGTCGCGACGACGGCCGAACCCGACGATCTAGCGCGTGCGGTCTCGACGTTCGGTTCCGCGCTGAAGACGACCGGTTGCGATCGGTCGCTCCCGTCGTTCCGCGGTCATCCGCCTCGGCTCGCGTTGGACGACGAGGTCCGAATCCCGGACGAAATCGAGCCACCGGATACCGGAATCACGATAGTCACGCCGCCGGAGCGGACGGCGATCTACGCCGTCAGCCCGCTCGCCTACTACCTCGGCGCGACGGTCGAAACGGGGTCACGCCCCCGCATCGAAACGGATTGCGGCTTCGAGTATCCGCTCGATCGCTCGAACGAGCCGTTCGACCGGTCGATCCAGCGGGTTCTCGAGCACGTGTTCTTCTTCGACTGCGTGATTCGGACGGAGGGGTTGTACCAGGTCGACCTCCACGAGCGCCGTCGCCTCGAGGAACGCGTCGATCTGGCGTTCGACGAGTTGTACGAGGCGTCCCCGGCCGATCGGCTGGCCACCGTCCTCTCGGTGCCGTTCGAGACCGTCGAGGATCTCGTCCCCACGTGGCACCTCGTTACACACGCGACCGCGGCGTCCGAGAATGCGACGATGCTGCCGTTTCTCGTGAACGAACTGTCCGTCGTCCGAACGAACCCGGACGACCGAGAACCCGCCGACGCTCCGTCGGCGAGACCGCTCGCGATCGACGAGTTTACGCGCTCGAACGCTCGATCGGTCGAGGACGACTCCCCGTCGATCGACGCCTACGTCTCCCCGCCCGACGTCGACGCCTTCGAACAGGCGTGGTTGGGCGACGGCGTTCCGGTCGGAGCGAACAAGCTCTCGCGGGCTGCGTTCGAAAACGGACTCGATCGGTCGGCGTCCGGCGACGGCGTCGACGTCACGATCGTCTGCAACGATCCGGAAATGGCCGCCGAATTCGAAGCGGGTGACGGCGGTCTCTACGGCGATCGCGAGGAGCTCCCGTTCGACGTCACCGTTCACCGAAGCGTCTCCGGCGACGAGCTGCGGCGGCTGTTCGCCGAAGACGTCGATTTCCTCCACTACGTGGGCCACGTCAGGGACGGCGCGTTCGTCTGTTCCGACGGGACGCTCGACCCCGGAACGCTACCGGACATCGGCGTCGACGCGTTCCTGATCAACGGGTGCCGATCGTACGAAATCGGGACTCGGGTAATCGAGGAGGGGGGCGTCGGCGGAATCGTTACGCTCAGCGAGATCGGGAATCGGGACGCGATCGTGGTCGGCCGATTCGTCGCAAAGCTCCTGAACAACGGGTTCACGCTCCGTTCTGCGGTCTCCCTGGCTCGCTCCCATCGCTTCGTCGGTAACCAGTACATCGTCGTCGGCGACGGCGGCACGGCCGTTGGACAGGCCGGAAGCGGCGTTCCGAACAGCTGCCGAATCGAACCGATCGGTGACGACACCTATCGGCTGCGACTGCAACTCTACCACGTCGACAGCGGCGTCGGAGCGCAGTACATCCCCTACCTCGACGGTGTGGACCGTCACTTCCTCGCTGGCAACGAACTTCCGCCGTTAGAAGTCTCCGGCCAGACGCTGTCGCGTTTCCTGCGACTCGCGCAGATACCCGTCGAGTACGACGAAGAATTTTGCTGGTCGACGGACGATCGATTCGCCTCGCTGTAGCGGCGCAGTTCCGTTTTCGGACGTTACCACGTTCCGCCGCCGTTCCCGGCAGCGACGGTGCCGGCCTGCGACAGCAGGAGGCAGGCGGTGAACAGGACGCCCATCAGTCGGGGGTGCTCCGCGAGGAACGCTCGTAATTGGCCATTACTCGATGACATTGCATGATTACCGTGAACTCGAGGCGTAATATAATTTTCCTAAAAAATTTTTTATGTAATTAGTAATTTCTTACAACGGAAACTCAAAAATCATATAGTTACGTACAGGTTGTATTACGTTATTACCGGGATAGGACGAGATGGTACCGAGATAAAACACGTTATTACCCG contains:
- the pyrF gene encoding orotidine-5'-phosphate decarboxylase, whose protein sequence is MNFFDRLHDRIRTVDSVVSVGLDPDPSRIPDHLQEHDLPRWAFNRRIIDATHEHAAVFKPNAAFYEDHDGWRALEETIAYAHGKDVPVLLDAKRADIGNTTRQYAKILETVDALTVNPYMGRDSLQPFLADEESGIFVLCRTSNPGGADIQDLELETGEPVYERVAALADLWNENDNVGLVVGATKPEELRELREQVPDLPFLVPGVGAQGGDAEAAVEHGLADGVGLINSSRGIIFAGENQGEGFASASGQAAKRLKGRLNRYR
- a CDS encoding DUF7344 domain-containing protein is translated as MVDYRSENSDERSTTDEPRFDPPSIGDHRSSIDELLSLLSHQRRRDVLYHLSRNEVADVESLATMIAARETDLPSEQIDDDDREPVLIDLYHNHLPKLADRRLVEYDSRSGAVRWMPPTDDLERILESCHALETDAE
- a CDS encoding DUF7504 family protein encodes the protein MTNDCSRTGDESRADGGDVTSAEIRPRPSVAIVERVADETEISPLELPPLNDTIDADALDRLLGASGESANDAWPTVVFTYADYRVRATADGQVALSSPSATPISVVDEWTHVSIVETTDEKDVATRAVAAVAECSGQDLSTVRTAIGNVVDIDAVARLGGERGNGASRSGATVLFSVLGYDVVVESNGTIAVGSTLRRLKQTGGNVLIVGAVPDALTDVASANLLGDPDRGRRHVFALLDRDDTVVLDRLGSPDATSARVVDYAAASRSAASARTTDADLAVTDEPTDLDELETAIEAQIRALVTGTTLCEPGELRICVDSLRPVLDQRDTDGAVAFLESICDSVRDASGLAHYVLPIDRDESVVRRLEPLFDATIELRVSESGPEQRWHLHGSDYTTDWFDLAPVQ
- a CDS encoding DUF7503 family protein, which codes for MSSSNGQLRAFLAEHPRLMGVLFTACLLLSQAGTVAAGNGGGTW